One Aspergillus oryzae RIB40 DNA, chromosome 2 genomic window carries:
- a CDS encoding putative MFS transporter (permease of the major facilitator superfamily), which yields MTTDRTFDEENLSSEKEAVMHLEHQPRGLSSDDEEFLANFSDEAKARVLRKWRLIPMLVLLYLIAYIDKTNIGNAKIEGLLPALGMNGNQYNIALSVFFIPYVLAEVPSNIFLNHFKRPSVYLGSLILVWGIIMTCTGFVQNFGSLVGIRFLLGLFEAGFLPGAVLIISKWYLPNETQTRIAILYTSAASGGAFSGLLAFVIAKMDGIAGYEGWRWIFIIEGLATICLSVLTFFLLLDSPQLSSGWLTSDEVRFLEVRQIANSTQGAHKDGVAWSALISVLTDWKIYLLILANWSNAVPNYALKFTMPQIIQSMGFTSARAQLLTIPPYAVGAFSAYIFSVFADRYTWRMPFIIIPQLLQVVAFSILFTKAADIRDNIALCYFGVCLACFGMYPILPGVNAWNVSNLPNPTKRAIGIGYLVCMGNAGGIIGSFIYQEKEAPRYPTGYGNSFAFASAGLVACLVLEFCLFRLNKQKAQLSEAEIRDRYTDEELNEMGEKSPLFKYTL from the exons ATGACTACCGATCGGACGTTTGACGAGGAAAACCTATCCtcggagaaggaggctgttATGCATCTTGAGCATCAGCCTCGCGGCCTATCTTCTGACGACGAAGAATTCCTTGCCAACTTCTCTGATGAGGCAAAGGCCAGGGTGCTGAGAAAG TGGCGGCTGATCCCCATGCTCGTTCTACTATATCTGATTGCATACATTGATAAAACGAACATTG GTAATGCGAAAATAGAAGGACTTCTTCCCGCCTTGGGGATGAATGGCAACCAATACAACATTGCCTTGTCTGTCTTCTTTATTCCTTATGTTCTTGCCG AGGTTCCTAGTAACATATTCCTTAACCACTTTAAACGACCTTCTGTGTATCTGGGATCCTTGATTCTTGTCTGGGGCATAATCATGACCTGCACAGGATTTGTTCAGAACTTTGGCTCCCTGGTTGGCATCCGGTTTCTCCTGGGCTTATTCGA GGCAGGATTCCTTCCAGGCGCTGTTTTGATCATCTCCAAATGGTATCTTCCCAACGAAACCCAAACACGCATCGCTATCCTATACACATCGGCTGCCTCGGGAGGAGCATTCTCCGGGCTTCTCGCTTTTgtcattgccaagatggatGGTATTGCTGGCTACGAAGGCTGGCGATGG ATATTCATAATCGAAGGTCTTGCTACTATCTGCCTATCTGTGCTtactttcttcttgcttcttgACTCGCCTCAACTTTCCTCGGGGTGGCTTACGTCCGATGAGGTTCGCTTCCTGGAGGTTCGGCAAATCGCGAACAGCACCCAAGGAGCCCATAAAGATGGAGTAGCTTGGAGCGCCTTGATTAGTGTTTTGACGGATTGGAAAATCTACCTACTAATCCTCGCCAACTGGTCTAACGCCGTACCCAACTACGCCCTTAAGTTCACCATGCCCCAGATTATCCAAAGCATGGGATTCACCTCCGCCAGAGCACAGTTGTTAACCATTCCACCCTACGCCGTTGGTGCTTTTTCAGCTTATATATTCTCGGTTTTCGCCGATCGCTACACATGGCGCATGCCTTTTATCATTATCCCTCAACTACTACAGGTCGTCGCCTTCAGCATCTTATTCACCAAAGCAGCCGATATACGTGATAACATAGCACTGTGTTACTTTGGAGTCTGTCTAGCTTGTTTTGG GATGTACCCCATTCTACCTGGCGTAAACGCCTGGAACGTCTCCAATCTTCCCAACCCCACGAAGCGGGCAATTGGCATTGGCTATCTGGTCTGTATGGGTAATGCGGGAGGCATTATCGGCAGTTTCATCTatcaggagaaagaggcgCCCCGTTATCCCACCGGCTACGGAAactcctttgcctttgcgTCGGCAGGTTTGGTAGCATGCCTGGTACTTGAGTTCTGTCTCTTTAGGTTGAATAAACAGAAGGCCCAGTTAAGCGAAGCAGAGATCCGAGACCGGTATACGGATGAGGAGTTGAATGAAATGGGAGAGAAAAGTCCCCTGTTCAAGTATACACTGTGA
- a CDS encoding Zn(II)2Cys6 transcription factor (predicted protein), whose translation MTSGTPNHATSPTSNVTPIPSSRKHPLEDAYDPGSENRRKDPKVSRACDSCKVKKIRCSGTAPCDHCNRRRLTCTYASKYSRGRPPTPPPLSGSRERATISAGQRPNVQHTSSRSTSNISEDVQDNERPQVNIDERATSSSVNVGDGAPSPELVIEGQYADPTSGLTSFHQAWRKISMQNRDIASPRSSEAEMNQPLVSAGDRPFYQDAHSSDPFPDPPTARRLLCFYFESCVVTYRIFHRQTVEGWLDAVLDNRRTNRPITHSIGNAKYSIILTILAIARFRTFKIERKFPNNDEASALTETDPLFCAAMDLTETEKGYPRLESAQARLIQVLYLLQTSRVNRAWYVFGNVYQIVSSLGLHRRRSRKQNIASNGLSNYIKAQCAKRVFWVTYTIDKYLSVVMGRPQLLHDDDIDQDFPDSVNDEDIGPSGLLSVEDPEDCHVDALIFHAKYVSLVISRIAHIIGRISRQVYSVGSSAGEGRKAAAYSIVHELHVWRANLPLHLGTIKLSTLIPSFRREATALHLAYSHALIHVNRPFLLGDVVSSEDEPEAKDRIAECISAAKAVLELVNTMAKDTNLLHSFWWTHYVTFCALAVVYIWNIQCKARNDQQLGNESSYVKLFDLAEKCRAHLAWTGSPSSPGRRYAAILEELRLEAQRETINNTHTDSGQGMVEGVTQPNSQLNVFDSSGLAEASFECIASIDRPVNTVPSMLDAWQAVDWLDLDASVRYPQLIRDDNRHANR comes from the exons ATGACCTCAGGAACTCCAAACCATGCCACAAGCCCCACTAGCAACGTGACTCCTATTCCCTCTAGTCGGAAACACCCACTTGAGGATGCTTACGATCCAGGCTCGGAGAACCGCCGGAAAGACCCGAAAGTCAGTCGCGCCTGCGACTCGTGCAAGGTCAAGAAGATTCGATGCTCAGGCACAGCACCATGTGACCACTGCAACAGGAGGCGCTTGACATGTACCTATGCCAGCAAATACTCACGTGGTCGGCCTCCTACACCTCCGCCCTTATCGGGATCCAGGGAGAGGGCAACGATAAGCGCAGGTCAAAGGCCTAATGTGCAGCATACAAGCTCCAGAAGTACCTCCAATATAAGTGAAGATGTGCAAGACAATGAACGACCTCAGGTCAACATCGACGAACGGGCCACTAGCTCTTCAGTGAACGTCGGAGATGGTGCGCCATCACCAGAACTCGTTATCGAGGGACAGTATGCCGATCCAACGTCTGGCCTCACTTCTTTCCATCAAGCATGGCGCAAGATCTCCATGCAAAACAGAGACATTGCATCCCCAAGATCGAGTGAGGCGGAGATGAACCAGCCCTTGGTTTCTGCTGGAGACCGACCGTTCTACCAAGACGCTCATAGTTCTGACCCGTTTCCCGATCCCCCTACGGCGCGCCGCTTATTATGCTTTTACTTCGAATCCTGTGTTGTTACGTATCGAATATTCCACCGACAGACCGTAGAAGGTTGGTTGGATGCTGTATTGGACAATCGGCGAACAAATCGCCCAATCACGCACTCCATTGGGAATGCTAAATATAGCATTATCCTGACGATATTGGCCATCGCACGGTTTCGCACTTTCAAGATTGAACGGAAATTTCCTAACAATGACGAGGCATCAGCGCTGACAGAAACCGATCCCTTGTTTTGTGCGGCAATGGACCTGACCGAGACAGAGAAGGGATATCCGCGGTTGGAATCAGCCCAGGCCAGACTGATCCAAGTGCTATATCTCCTCCAGACATCTCGAGTGAATAGGGCCTGGTATGTATTCGGTAACGTCTATCAGATCGTCTCTTCGCTGGGCCTTCATCGGCGGCGCTCAAGGAAACAGAACATTGCCTCAAATGGTCTTTCAAATTATATCAAAGCTCAATGCGCGAAACGAGTCTTCTGGGTCACATATACCATCGACAAGTATCTCAGCGTAGTTATGGGCCGGCCACAGCTTCTGCATGATGACGACATCGACCAGGACTTTCCAGATAGTGTTAACGACGAGGACATTGGGCCTAGTGGTCTTCTAAGCGTAGAGGATCCTGAGGATTGTCATGTCGATGCCCTTATTTTTCATGCCAAGTACGTGTCGCTAGTCATATCGAG GATCGCCCACATCATCGGTCGCATATCACGACAAGTGTACTCAGTGGGTAGTTCAGCTGGTGAGGGTCGAAAGGCGGCTGCATATTCTATCGTTCACGAGCTTCACGTTTGGCGGGCCAATCTCCCCTTACACCTGGGTACGATCAAGCTATCTACGCTGATACCAAGCTTCCGAAGAGAAGCTACAGCACTGCACCTTGCCTATTCCCATGCACTTATTCATGTCAATCGCCCGTTTCTACTCGGCGATGTAGTTAGTTCTGAGGACGAGCCCGAAGCAAAAGACCGAATCGCTGAATGTATCTCCGCTGCGAAAGCGGTTCTAGAACTAGTTAACACGATGGCGAAAGATACAAACTTGCTTCATTCTTTTTGGTGGACCCATTACGTGACCTTTTGCGCACTGGCCGTGGTCTATATTTGGAATATACAGTGCAAGGCACGCAATGACCAACAGCTGGGGAATGAATCGTCGTACGTCAAGCTCTTTGACCTCGCCGAGAAGTGTCGAGCTCATTTAGCTTGGACCGGCTCGCCATCATCCCCCGGCCGAAGATACGCAGCCATCTTGGAGGAACTGCGCCTGGAGGCCCAACGTGAGACAATCAATAACACTCATACAGATTCTGGACAAGGAATGGTAGAGGGTGTGACACAACCCAATTCGCAGCTCAACGTTTTTGATAGTTCCGGACTAGCGGAAGCGTCCTTTGAGTGCATAGCCTCGATAGATAGGCCTGTGAACACCGTTCCGAGCATGCTTGACGCATGGCAAGCTGTCGACTGGCTGGACCTAGATGCCTCTGTACGTTACCCACAATTAATCAGAGATGATAACCGTCATGCTAACAGGTGA
- a CDS encoding dihydrodipicolinate synthase family protein (dihydrodipicolinate synthase/N-acetylneuraminate lyase): protein MVGFDMRGLTPAPVTPFTESGDVDYEAIQRLGSWLGSIDGVKGLVVLGHAGEGTFLTAEEQISVIKAFVQSVDNKIPIIAGITGEGTEVAALEAKRAKGAGAAAGLLYPSHGWLRFGYQDGAPQDRYRRVYEVSGLPLILFQYPDNTKATYSLKTMLDISAQPGVFAMKNGVRNMRRWDTEIPVIRRERPELQILSCHDEYLLHTSFDVDGFLVGYGNIAPEPLIELIKAGKAKDYKKAREIHDQLLPVTKSVYHRGSHMEGTVALKHALVARGILKHATVRSPLLPLEPGAEQEIHAAISAASLARVA from the coding sequence ATGGTCGGCTTTGACATGCGCGGTTTGACTCCTGCTCCAGTGACACCGTTCACTGAATCAGGTGACGTCGATTACGAGGCCATCCAACGCCTGGGTAGCTGGCTTGGTAGCATCGACGGTGTGAAAGGCCTGGTTGTTTTGGGTCACGCAGGAGAAGGAACCTTCCTCACAGCCGAGGAGCAAATATCCGTGATCAAGGCATTCGTCCAGTCCGTCGACAATAAGATCCCCATTATCGCAGGAATCACAGGAGAGGGTACCGAGGTGGCCGCACTCGAAGCGAAGCGCGCAAAGGGCGCTGGTGCAGCGGCTGGTCTACTCTACCCATCTCACGGATGGTTGCGCTTTGGATACCAGGACGGCGCACCCCAGGACCGCTATCGACGAGTCTACGAAGTCAGTGGGCTTCCTTTGATCCTCTTCCAGTACCCAGACAACACGAAGGCGACCTACAGTCTGAAGACCATGCTTGATATTTCAGCACAACCCGGTGTCTTTGCTATGAAGAACGGCGTCCGTAACATGCGCCGTTGGGATACGGAGATTCCAGTGATTCGTCGCGAACGGCCCGAGCTGCAGATCTTGAGTTGCCACGACGAGTATCTCTTGCATACATCATTTGATGTGGACGGTTTCCTTGTCGGTTATGGTAACATCGCTCCGGAGCCATTGATCGAGTTGATCAAAGCTGGAAAGGCCAAGGATTACAAGAAGGCTCGCGAAATCCATGATCAACTCCTACCAGTCACGAAGAGTGTTTATCATCGAGGCTCTCATATGGAGGGCACGGTCGCCCTTAAACACGCTCTCGTTGCTCGTGGTATACTGAAGCATGCGACCGTTCGATCGCCTCTTTTGCCTCTTGAGCCTGGCGCAGAACAGGAAATTCATGCAGCTATTAGTGCAGCTAGTCTGGCCAGAGTTGCATAG
- a CDS encoding uncharacterized protein (predicted protein), with amino-acid sequence MTSVLRGLRLGREEPSTHQHSWKISPTSLAPASSREEEVQIPDPAIFRGISIPPSHTPSALDASDIDKFDFLYPSTNHLAMHLCLIECFYKLRNYVMNSRELDTVIGPLVSAENTQSSKTRLTAADADMVRTSQIRKWELFVKAAVGRFDIWWQNVDKAIRHAKAYTTPAVAQLETSTLSKDYLPPLDVLLVWYSYILHPSYSSDCERFGKQSAFMLCFPWHALYEVIDRKTLVYNLPTAAANMFKTMSSQSEDLITCLASPPPYTASMGAQYSVDLEHAVAMQDSFVNDTHELLWLRSPACSGSLTRCMERYKRFQLLVHLYPDRRASLRPTWDIELALRTHQLYADNFHTFASQLVGGHLNYAKAPRALETEKPMANTMTDTNTAELWEKQFREPYTSCPCWACECIKDAIGASGMELSTKCLSPKQIKEIQKALQFYASVESARESGQRLPAAPRQDKKKDEKWELDWGHGWREVAVKGKFDEHGNVVKRIVREKPYTSQINWMLGV; translated from the coding sequence ATGACATCAGTACTCAGGGGGTTGCGATTGGGTCGAGAGGAGCCATCGACACATCAGCACTCATGGAAGATAAGCCCAACCAGTTTGGCTCCCGCAAGTTCtagggaagaggaagtacAGATTCCGGACCCAGCGATATTCAGAGGAATTTCTATCCCTCCTAGTCACACACCCAGTGCTCTCGATGCCTCAGACATAGACAAATTCGACTTTCTATACCCATCAACGAATCACCTTGCAATGCATTTATGCCTCATTGAATGCTTCTATAAGCTGAGGAACTACGTCATGAATTCTAGGGAACTGGACACTGTCATTGGACCATTGGTCTCAGCAGAAAATACTCAAAGCTCCAAGACACGCCTTACGGCTGCAGATGCGGATATGGTCCGTACAAGCCAGATAAGGAAATGGGAACTATTTGTAAAAGCAGCCGTTGGCCGTTTTGACATCTGGTGGCAGAATGTCGACAAGGCAATACGACATGCAAAAGCATACACTACCCCTGCCGTAGCGCAGCTGGAGACTAGTACTCTCTCCAAAGACTATCTTCCTCCACTAGATGTGCTTCTAGTGTGGTACAGCTATATTCTCCATCCCTCCTACTCGTCTGACTGTGAAAGATTTGGTAAACAAAGTGCATTTATGCTTTGTTTTCCGTGGCACGCCCTCTACGAAGTCATTGATCGGAAAACACTTGTCTACAACTTGCCGACGGCGGCAGCGAATATGTTCAAAACCATGTCGTCACAGTCTGAAGACCTTATTACTTGTCTTGCGTCTCCACCTCCGTATACCGCGTCGATGGGCGCCCAGTACTCAGTTGACCTTGAGCACGCAGTCGCCATGCAAGACAGCTTTGTTAATGACACACATGAGCTTCTCTGGCTCCGCTCACCAGCCTGCTCCGGATCATTAACCCGCTGCATGGAGAGATATAAACGGTTTCAACTTCTTGTGCATCTGTATCCAGACAGACGTGCTAGTTTGAGACCAACATGGGATATTGAACTCGCCTTGAGAACCCATCAACTTTATGCAGATAATTTTCACACGTTCGCTAGCCAGCTTGTTGGAGGACACTTGAATTACGCAAAGGCTCCAAGGGCCTTGGAGACGGAAAAACCTATGGCGAATACTATGACAGATACCAACACTGCTGAGTTATGGGAGAAGCAGTTTAGAGAGCCATATACCAGTTGTCCGTGTTGGGCTTGCGAGTGCATCAAGGATGCCATTGGCGCAAGTGGAATGGAGCTATCTACGAAATGCCTCTCCCCGAAgcaaataaaagaaatccagaaaGCGCTCCAATTCTACGCTTCAGTTGAGAGCGCACGGGAGTCTGGACAGCGGCTCCCGGCTGCTCCTCGtcaagacaaaaagaaggaCGAAAAGTGGGAACTAGACTGGGGTCACGGTTGGCGAGAAGTGGCTGTCAAAGGCAAATTTGATGAACATGGGAATGTTGTTAAGAGGATTGTGAGAGAGAAGCCGTACACTTCGCAGATTAACTGGATGCTGGGAGTATAG
- a CDS encoding uncharacterized protein (predicted protein) gives MDEVIYTLDPEGDIVLVLDNVSENLPGNLSDIDDSTLAGFPSMHPEPLPESPEDIINPGEEPPPEPPEDVGSLEDENRTVEVPYREDTDQSLDPLQDHQHVEKCLQIRASSKHLTLACPQFKRTLQHGFQEGNELKSKGYLRIPVQDWPPLPFLILTMIIHGRTRTVPRKVSLERLAEIAIIMDYYECYEAVEVFSDMWINALAERPLESVSDAEKWLFISWVFQQDTIFERSSKYLQLRYTTTMATIPFPIPSSVRGQSTSMPTILFL, from the coding sequence ATGGACGAAGTAATCTATACTCTCGATCCGGAAGGAGACATTGTCCTGGTTCTGGATAATGTTTCTGAGAATCTCCCAGGGAACCTGTCGGATATTGATGATTCCACACTTGCTGGGTTTCCATCCATGCACCCTGAACCACTACCTGAATCTCCAGAGGATATCATAAACCCAGGAGAAGAACCACCACCCGAACCCCCTGAGGATGTCGGTAGCTTAGAAGACGAGAACAGGACTGTCGAGGTCCCCTATCGTGAGGATACGGACCAATCTCTCGATCccctccaagaccaccaacatGTCGAGAAATGCCTCCAGATCCGTGCATCCTCTAAACACCTCACGCTCGCTTGTCCACAGTTCAAACGTACACTACAACATGGGTTtcaggaaggaaatgagcTTAAGTCTAAGGGCTATCTGAGAATACCCGTGCAAGACTGGCCGCCTTTGCCATTTCTGATCTTGACAATGATAATCCACGGGCGAACACGGACAGTACCACGAAAGGTATCTCTAGAAAGACTTGCGGAGATAGCTATAATAATGGATTACTACGAATGCTATGAAGCAGTGGAAGTGTTTTCAGATATGTGGATTAACGCCCTAGCCGAGAGACCCTTGGAATCGGTATCCGATGCAGAGAAATGGCTGTTCATATCCTGGGTTTTCCAACAAGATACGATTTTTGAGAGGTCATCTAAGTATCTACAGCTCAGATACACAACGACTATGGCGACCATCCCATTCCCAATCCCCTCCAGTGTGCGAGGTCAGTCCACATCGATGCCTACTATACTTTTCCTATAA
- a CDS encoding uncharacterized protein (uncharacterized conserved protein), with amino-acid sequence MVGWKDQLLKQSIQPIQQFAYTHGKNATDSAMIIDAMDLLYSSRYDGFCLVSSDSDFTRLAARIRESGLIVYGFGENHTPKPFVAACSKFIYTENLVHLDRLVPHANSVVVPENHSSAQAHKDDHLASMLRTAVEGASNDDGWARLCRVGQMLTKRYPDFDSRTYGYHKLSDLITASSLFETSRRSFRKGSPPDIIVRDIRRKPKSPAK; translated from the exons ATGGTA GGTTGGAAAGACCAGCTTCTAAAACAATCGATCCAACCCATCCAACAGTTTGCGTATACCCACGGCAAGAATGCAACGGACTCGGCTATGATTATAGATGCAATGGACCTTCTGTACTCCAGCCGATATGATGGGTTCTGCCTTGTCTCAAGTGACAGTGATTTCACTCGACTGGCTGCTCGTATCCGCGAGTCAGGACTAATTGTATACGGATTTGGGGAGAATCACACGCCTAAGCCCTTCGTCGCTGCCTGTAGCAAATTTATCTACACGGAAAACCTCGTGCATCTCGATAGGCTTGTGCCGCACGCCAATAGTGTTGTCGTGCCTGAAAATCATTCATCGGCTCAGGCTCATAAAGATGACCACTTAGCAAGTATGTTGCGAACAGCGGTAGAAGGAGCCTCCAATGACGATGGCTGGGCAAGGCTCTGTCGGGTGGGCCAAATGCTCACAAAAAGGTACCCTGATTTTGACTCTCGTACTTATGGATACCATAAGCTCAGCGATCTCATCACTGCCTCGTCTTTGTTTGAAACCTCCCGCCGCTCGTTTCGAAAGGGCTCACCCCCGGATATCATTGTACGCGATATACGTCGGAAGCCCAAGAGTCCTGCTAAATAG
- a CDS encoding DUF4396 domain-containing protein (predicted protein), producing the protein MLLCKMNKLSGRILLPWKPIRVFRPNPHCHKFLSSFSPAQACNSSQDKGTVESQKGNCGSATASITANKQSLSAWQLSFWKCRHTWKRAGINTLRCLVGCTLGDFSALWMLQTFYPGLGMGTIMAASMASGITTSIILETVLLRRGADQLSWPVALRTAMGMSMVSMVAMEAAENTVDYHLTGGVVALDDPSFWMAAAVSMTAGYLAPLPYNYLRLKKYGKACH; encoded by the exons ATGCTCCTCTGCAAGATGAATAAATTATCTGGTCGCATCTTATTACCGTGGAAGCCAATCCGCGTGTTCCGGCCGAACCCCCATTGCCACAAGTTCCTTTCGAGCTTCTCTCCCGCACAGGCGTGTAATTCCAGTCAGGACAAGGGCACTGTCGAATCTCAAAAAGGGAACTGTGGCTCGGCGACTGCCTCAATCACAGCGAACAAACAGTCATTATCAGCATGGCAACTCAGCTTTTGGAAATGCCGTCATACATGGAAACGCGCTGGGATAAACACGTTACGCTGCCTAGTCGGCTGTACGCTAGGTGACTTCTCCGCCCTGTGGATGCTCCAGACGTTCTATCCGGGGCTCGGGATGGGGACTATCATGGCCGCATCTA TGGCGTCCGGAATCACCACGTCGATTATTCTTGAAACAGTCCTGCTCCGGCGTGGAGCTGACCAGCTCTCCTGGCCGGTGGCCCTTCGCACTGCTATGGGAATGAGTATGGTATCGATGGTCGCAATGGAGGCGGCAGAGAATACTGTAGACTATCACCTGACTGGCGGTGTTGTGGCTCTGGACGACCCCAGTTTCTGGATGGCAGCTGCTGTGTCAATGACGGCTGGCTATCTGGCTCCGTTGCCGTATAATTACCTACGGCTGAAGAAATATGGGAAGGCCTGTCATTGA
- a CDS encoding uncharacterized protein (predicted protein), producing MKTLTTLTISLVAITTTAVAKEVGYFQSSDCVDSSGFESCYEDADQRFANCVSNNCAGGSKGCVESCGGNPECVQSKCPNLGIDCINVCDCVKNIEYIQCAATSCWNQIGLMSRQWSMGAHAGVAAKVLISLPDLGFSNLTRFHGPGQLPANGTETLYNTGGVISTPVSGNTFTWTIHDIPHPVTAAATNKAVPTKSESGGKSATATAESGGRHEFRLSLWTLVSTIGAGYLLVR from the exons atgaagacattgactACTCTTACGATTTCGTTAGTCGCCATTACGACCACAGCCGTTGCCAAGGAAGTCGGGTATTTCCAGTCGTCGGACTGTGTTGACTCATCGGGATTCGAATCATGTTACGAAGATGCGGATCAGAGATTTGCCAACTGTGTCAGCAACAATTGCGCTGGTGGAAGCAAGGGATGCGTGGAATCTTGCGGTGGGAACCCTGAATGCGTGCAATCGAAGTGTCCCAACTTGGGAATAGACTGTATCAATGTCTGTGATTGTGTAAAGAACATCGAATATATACAATGTGCCGCAACGAGTTGTTGGAATCAG ATTGGCCTTATGAGCAGACAATGGTCTATGGGAGCACATGCGGGTGTTGCGGCCAAAGTTCTTATATCTCTTC CGGACCTGGGCTTTAGCAACCTAACAAGGTTCCACGGCCCCGGGCAGCTTCCCGCGAATGGGACGGAAACACTGTATAATACTGGTGGTGTGATTTCGACGCCAGTGAGCGGAAACACGTTCACCTGGACGATCCACGACATTCCGCACCCTGTCACAGCTGCGGCCACAAACAAGGCTGTACCGACAAAATCAGAATCCGGTGGTAAGAGTGCGACAGCCACTGCGGAGTCTGGGGGACGACATGAATTTAGACTTTCCCTGTGGACTCTGGTCAGCACTATCGGTGCCGGATATCTGCTTGTTCGATAG